A region from the Brassica napus cultivar Da-Ae chromosome C8, Da-Ae, whole genome shotgun sequence genome encodes:
- the LOC106426103 gene encoding putative F-box/LRR-repeat/kelch-repeat protein At1g11620 → MMSLKLPYDLEEEILSRVPWKFLAKLRCVCKLWNSLILEERLNKKNLSFHMHSYSGEHRFILKDSGPTISAVGIEEQKNVVDPPSLIVQDFTLIKAQPCNPIRVYKTVHCDGLLLCVMDNQLLVRNPLLKETTWIKCGSDFHELDDAYSLGYLSHCDYRILRFRCASNSRNRPSRVEVCEVASKTWKVIDNISFDWFLSVPLSILSLRGTPYCISLREDHRAFVQSYDFYKERFQPIDDLPFSYDEMNPIALEIYKGDRLSVLEQCHKIRKICIWVKHWLMLTSWTKLVVVDIPEFPLIYPRLTLLSTNYYFVKNNRLVITCNDTDMKGLSIIRVINDKEFQVIKANEGECRFSFLCSYVPSLARVPGFSKQDTSRIRWRKRRFN, encoded by the coding sequence ATGATGTCCTTAAAGCTACCATATGATTTGGAAGAGGAAATTCTATCAAGAGTTCCATGGAAATTTCTTGCAAAGTTGAGATGTGTATGTAAGCTTTGGAATAGTCTTATTTTGGAAGAGAGACTCAACAAGAAGAACTTGTCGTTTCACATGCACAGCTATAGCGGTGAGCATCGGTTTATACTCAAAGACAGTGGTCCTACGATTTCTGCCGTGGGCATTGAGGAGCAGAAAAACGTGGTCGATCCTCCGTCCTTGATCGTCCAAGACTTTACCCTTATAAAAGCTCAACCATGTAATCCAATTAGGGTGTACAAGACTGTTCATTGCGACGGTTTGTTGTTGTGTGTCATGGACAACCAGCTTTTGGTTAGGAACCCGTTACTGAAGGAAACAACCTGGATCAAATGCGGTAGTGATTTTCACGAACTAGATGATGCTTACAGCCTTGGATACCTCAGCCACTGTGATTACAGGATCTTAAGGTTTCGTTGTGCTAGTAATTCCAGAAATAGACCTTCAAGGGTCGAGGTCTGTGAAGTTGCATCCAAGACATGGAAGGTTATAGATAACATCAGTTTTGATTGGTTCCTTAGTGTGCCGTTGTCGATCCTCTCTCTGAGAGGAACTCCTTATTGTATAAGTCTTCGAGAAGATCATAGAGCTTTTGTACAAAGCTATGATTTTTACAAAGAAAGGTTTCAGCCCATAGATGACTTGCCATTCAGCTATGATGAGATGAATCCTATTGCACTAGAGATTTATAAAGGAGATAGGCTTTCGGTGTTGGAGCAATGTCACAAAATAAGGAAGATATGCATATGGGTGAAGCATTGGCTCATGCTTACTTCTTGGACCAAATTGGTGGTCGTGGACATACCAGAGTTTCCGCTTATATATCCACGTCTTACCCTCCTTTCTACAAATTATTATTTCGTCAAAAACAATAGGCTTGTTATAACTTGTAATGATACTGACATGAAGGGTCTATCTATTATCAGAGTCATCAACGACAAGGAATTCCAAGTAATTAAAGCTAATGAAGGGGAATGTCGTTTCTCTTTTTTATGCAGCTACGTTCCTAGCTTAGCTAGGGTTCCAGGGTTTTCGAAGCAAGACACAAGTCGGATTCGCTGGAGAAAACGTAGATTCAACTAG
- the LOC106398296 gene encoding uncharacterized protein LOC106398296, protein MCSAFNFPHPTTTADDLENLYNMYGVDRSVVVDLVGTHETPETVREGYYIAYLSFFHSCGLTFPIPEPILKAREEGLAFGLSEFRQLVLVKRNKQNPGTFLVFPRPGRHVIEDIPYREEKLHEQFFVFKMDRASMGDFDFSQLPRRWTENIVPSGSSSMSDEIRDLMREVVATPSVQTQSSDRQTRQLVKRSSFRTSGFASSCRASVKSPLISIHDSDDDDVSGETGPPVLLNLGSEDEPVAANCKLRRSSEGDLPGLSRPMFISEGDGSSFAAQSDLISLAGRMRSAGCRLPSLASSVEREANAKVAVASSKVMEAFNEYVVTMEDHVVTMEDHVVASRNDKKIESIGFEIKRLSEELEATKREGKKDAEKIEALTEDRMPRRSKL, encoded by the exons ATGTGTTCGGCTTTCAATTTCCCTCATCCGACTACTACAGCCGATGATCTCGAGAACCTTTATAATATGTATGGGGTTGACCGTTCTGTCGTCGTCGACTTGGTCGGCACGCATGAGACTCctgaaaccgtgagagaaggcTACTACATAGCCTATCTTTCCTTCTTTCATTCCTGCGGTCTTACCTTCCCGATCCCGGAGCCAATACTCAAG GCTAGGGAGGAGGGTCTTGCTTTTGGTCTTAGCGAGTTTCGTCAGCTCGTTCTGGTGAAGCGGAATAAGCAGAACCCTGGTACTTTCCTCGTGTTTCCGCGCCCAGGTCGTCACGTCATCGAGGACATCCCTTATCGCGAAGAGAAGTTGCACGAgcaattttttgttttcaagatGGATCGAGCGTCTATGGGTGACTTTGACTTCTCCCAGCTTCCCCGGCGTTGGACCGAGAATATCG TGCCTTCTGGAAGCTCCTCAATGTCAGATGAGATCCGCGATCTGATGAGG GAGGTCGTAGCGACTCCTTCTGTTCAGACCCAGTCTTCAGATCGGCAAACTAGACAGCTTGTGAAGAGATCGTCGTTTCGAACTTCTGGGTTTGCATCGAGTTGCCGAGCTTCCGTAAAATCTCCCTTGATCTCGATTCATGATTCCGACGACGACGATGTTTCAGGAGAGACTGGACCTCCTGTCTTGTTGAATCTTGGCTCAGAAGACGAGCCCGTGGCGGCGAATTGTAAGCTACGTCGGTCATCGGAAGGTGACTTGCCCGGTCTGTCTCGTCCTATGTTTATTTCTGAGGGAGATGGTTCTTCGTTTGCGGCCCAAAGCGACTTAATTTCCCTCGCTGGTCGCATGAGGTCCGCGGGTTGTCGTCTCCCATCTCTCGCTTCCTCAGTCGAGAGGGAAGCCAATGCCAAGGTTGCTGTGGCGAGCTCTAAG GTGATGGAAGCTTTTAATGAGTATGTCGTGACGATGGAGGATCATGTCGTGACGATGGAGGATCATGTCGTGGCTTCTCGGAATGACAAGAAAATCGAGAGTATTGGTTTTGAGATTAAGAGGCTTTCGGAGGAGCTCGAAGCCACCAAGCGAGAAGGGAAGAAGGATGCCGAGAAGATCGAAGCTTTGACTGAAGACAGGATGCCGAGAAGATCGAAGCTTTGA